From one Pedobacter faecalis genomic stretch:
- a CDS encoding Fic family protein, producing the protein MDLVKLIDRYNTLGIAQVVDHEKFNHISIVHHSTKIEGSTLTELETRVLLEDGLTPNNKALHDTLMATDHYAALLFTLQEARKKRTVSLDFLKEINSLVLRNTGQVYHTMLGVVDATKGELRLGNVQAGITYFPNYNKLVPLLNDMISTMKELMQKTLTVAEQINLSFDAHYNLVNIHPWYDGNGRTSRLLMNYVQCYYDLPLAIVHNESKPGYITALNRSLDTSDLTYFREFMSKEYAERLKAEIKRFEEIDRPRKGKGFRLMF; encoded by the coding sequence ATGGACTTAGTAAAGCTAATAGACAGATATAACACCTTAGGCATAGCACAGGTGGTAGATCATGAGAAATTTAATCATATTTCGATTGTTCACCATTCGACTAAAATTGAAGGTTCAACGCTGACTGAGCTGGAAACAAGGGTTTTGCTTGAAGACGGTTTAACTCCTAATAACAAGGCTTTGCATGACACGCTAATGGCGACCGATCACTATGCCGCTTTGTTGTTTACATTACAGGAAGCGAGAAAAAAAAGGACAGTATCTTTGGATTTCCTGAAAGAAATTAATTCGCTGGTGTTGCGCAATACCGGGCAGGTTTATCATACGATGCTCGGGGTTGTCGACGCGACGAAAGGTGAGCTCCGACTAGGCAATGTTCAGGCTGGGATCACCTACTTCCCGAATTATAACAAGCTTGTTCCGTTACTGAACGATATGATTAGCACTATGAAGGAGTTAATGCAAAAAACGTTAACAGTTGCGGAACAGATTAATCTTTCTTTCGATGCGCATTACAACCTTGTAAATATCCATCCCTGGTACGACGGTAATGGCAGGACTTCGCGACTGCTGATGAACTATGTTCAGTGTTATTATGATTTGCCTCTTGCGATCGTACACAACGAGTCAAAGCCGGGTTACATTACAGCGCTGAATCGCTCGCTGGATACAAGTGACCTGACCTATTTCCGGGAATTTATGAGCAAAGAGTACGCAGAACGTCTAAAGGCTGAAATTAAAAGGTTCGAGGAAATTGACCGCCCCAGGAAGGGAAAAGGGTTTAGACTGATGTTTTGA
- the trxB gene encoding thioredoxin-disulfide reductase yields MMSQQETEHVQCLIIGSGPAGYTAAIYAARADLKPVMYTGMQPGGQLTSTTEVENFPGYPEGITGPEMMDDFRKQAERFGTDIRFGYVSSVDFSSLPHKVVIDEIKTITADTVIISTGATAKWLGLPSEQQYNGFGVSACAVCDGFFFKGQDVAIVGAGDTAAEEATYLAKLCRKVYMLVRRDEFRASKAMIHRVMNTPNIEVLYNTETKEILGNGKNVTAVRVHNNQTGIESDIPVEGFFVAIGHQPNTDIFKGWLDMDETGYLKTVPGTTKTNVEGVFACGDVQDHYYRQAVTAAGSGCMAALDAERYLAAKEDEVKVLI; encoded by the coding sequence ATGATGTCACAGCAAGAAACAGAGCACGTTCAGTGTTTGATCATAGGTTCAGGTCCGGCAGGTTATACTGCAGCAATTTATGCTGCGCGCGCTGATCTAAAGCCGGTTATGTATACAGGTATGCAGCCTGGAGGTCAGCTTACCTCTACCACTGAAGTAGAGAATTTTCCAGGGTATCCCGAGGGTATTACAGGTCCGGAAATGATGGACGATTTTCGCAAGCAGGCCGAGCGTTTTGGTACAGACATCCGCTTTGGTTATGTGAGTTCGGTCGACTTCTCGTCGCTGCCGCATAAAGTGGTCATCGACGAGATCAAAACGATCACCGCAGACACTGTGATCATTTCGACTGGCGCTACGGCTAAATGGCTTGGTTTGCCAAGCGAGCAGCAGTACAACGGCTTTGGTGTTTCGGCCTGTGCGGTGTGCGACGGATTTTTCTTTAAGGGGCAGGATGTGGCGATAGTAGGCGCCGGAGATACGGCTGCTGAAGAGGCGACGTACCTGGCTAAGCTTTGCCGCAAGGTGTATATGCTGGTGCGTCGCGATGAATTCAGGGCTTCGAAGGCTATGATTCACCGCGTAATGAACACACCTAATATTGAAGTGTTGTACAATACTGAAACCAAAGAGATTTTGGGTAACGGTAAAAATGTAACTGCTGTCCGTGTACACAACAATCAGACCGGTATTGAGTCGGATATTCCTGTAGAAGGATTCTTCGTGGCAATTGGTCACCAACCCAATACAGACATCTTTAAAGGCTGGCTGGATATGGATGAGACCGGTTATCTGAAAACGGTACCGGGAACTACCAAAACCAATGTGGAAGGTGTGTTTGCCTGCGGTGATGTTCAGGATCACTACTATCGTCAGGCGGTTACTGCTGCCGGATCGGGATGTATGGCTGCACTTGATGCAGAGCGTTATCTGGCGGCTAAAGAAGATGAAGTGAAAGTGCTTATATAG
- the arfB gene encoding alternative ribosome rescue aminoacyl-tRNA hydrolase ArfB — MIPAKEDILKVAVFRTSRSGGKGGQNVNKVSSKVELLFHPDSAPFLTDEEKSLLRERLAGRIDAEGYLHVVSQEDRSQLMNKERTVLKLIDLLRKSLHVDKLRKPTKTPKAVIRKRLENKKIQAQKKEGRRRPEW, encoded by the coding sequence ATGATACCGGCAAAAGAAGATATTCTTAAAGTGGCCGTTTTCCGCACTTCGCGTAGTGGCGGTAAAGGCGGACAAAACGTTAACAAGGTTTCGAGCAAGGTGGAGCTGCTGTTTCATCCTGATAGCGCACCTTTTCTAACTGATGAAGAGAAATCGTTGTTGCGCGAGCGACTGGCAGGCAGGATTGATGCCGAAGGTTATTTACATGTCGTCTCGCAGGAAGATCGCAGTCAGCTGATGAATAAGGAGCGCACGGTCTTAAAACTGATTGACTTGCTGCGCAAGAGTTTGCATGTAGACAAGCTTCGCAAACCCACGAAAACGCCGAAGGCAGTGATCAGGAAAAGGCTTGAAAACAAAAAGATTCAGGCACAGAAGAAAGAGGGGCGCCGGCGACCGGAGTGGTGA
- a CDS encoding response regulator transcription factor, with protein sequence MYKDSTARIVIIEDDETIREGYTYLINHNSPYTVVNAYPSFDSAKAKIVKDAPDVIILDIQLPGTSGIEALPALKKLLPHTFVIMLTVYDTEKSILDALANGASGYFTKNTPSAKIIEAIKDVLQGGGPMSPDVSKTVILSLQKNQNSPLTKRETQIIDLIARGKDRSQISAELFIDIETVKTHIKNIYLKLDVNSRADAITVARKNKLI encoded by the coding sequence ATGTATAAAGACAGCACAGCCAGGATTGTAATTATTGAAGATGATGAAACCATCCGCGAAGGATATACTTATCTCATCAATCACAATTCGCCCTACACGGTTGTCAACGCCTATCCCTCATTCGACAGCGCTAAAGCCAAGATCGTAAAAGATGCGCCCGATGTAATTATTCTCGACATACAATTGCCCGGAACCAGCGGGATAGAAGCCCTGCCTGCACTTAAGAAACTTCTGCCGCATACCTTCGTGATTATGCTGACGGTATACGATACAGAAAAAAGCATCTTGGATGCCCTGGCAAATGGCGCTTCGGGCTATTTCACGAAAAATACTCCGTCGGCCAAAATCATAGAGGCCATTAAAGATGTGCTTCAGGGCGGCGGTCCTATGAGTCCGGATGTATCAAAAACCGTGATCCTATCGCTGCAAAAGAACCAGAATTCACCACTTACCAAACGGGAAACCCAGATTATAGACCTGATAGCCCGGGGTAAAGACCGCTCGCAGATTTCTGCTGAGCTCTTTATAGATATAGAAACGGTAAAGACCCATATCAAAAACATCTACCTCAAACTGGATGTCAATTCCAGAGCAGACGCCATCACCGTTGCCCGGAAAAACAAGTTGATTTGA
- a CDS encoding M23 family metallopeptidase, which produces MFYTVDRFGLGKVRALWCAAVLLLGLQACRTGPINLFKAASPHDAYQRKLVSSGLDRTAMGAQWISAAEQSRTRALRINVPFKESGYFAAEKVPAVAYTFEAVRGQKLTLSLTKTPAEGFMIYMDLWELRDDREAKLVASADTVGSPISLEASRATTYMLRLQPELLRSGSYTLQITAGPSLDYPTASSKQHRIQSFFGDGRDANTRKHQGVDIFAPRRTPALAVAEGTVLRVNENNLGGRVVWLRPSGKDYTVYYAHLDEQIAREGQSVKPGDTLGLIGNTGNAKTTAPHLHFGIYTSEGAVDPFHFINPVVKTPPEITASLSALNATRRTLRSAGLYTGADRASNELATLPANTVLHITGASGSWYRVQLPDQTLGYVESRHTGSVETPVRRLTLRNEAQPLYDRPDSAAAVKRLASAGEAVSVIGTFKGHLLVRDKEQETGWIRE; this is translated from the coding sequence ATGTTTTATACGGTTGATCGTTTTGGTTTAGGTAAGGTGCGTGCCTTGTGGTGTGCAGCGGTGTTGCTTTTGGGTTTACAAGCCTGCCGCACAGGACCCATAAACCTGTTCAAAGCCGCTTCGCCGCATGACGCTTATCAGCGTAAGCTGGTCAGCTCGGGGCTCGACCGCACAGCAATGGGTGCACAGTGGATTTCAGCGGCTGAACAAAGCCGTACCCGTGCGCTTCGTATCAATGTTCCGTTTAAGGAAAGCGGATACTTCGCGGCAGAAAAGGTACCCGCTGTTGCTTATACTTTTGAGGCGGTGCGTGGACAAAAACTTACGTTGAGCCTTACAAAAACACCCGCCGAGGGCTTTATGATCTATATGGACCTATGGGAGCTGCGCGACGACCGCGAGGCAAAGCTTGTGGCTTCTGCCGATACGGTGGGCAGCCCGATAAGTCTGGAGGCCAGTCGCGCCACCACCTATATGCTCCGACTTCAGCCTGAGTTGCTTCGCAGTGGCTCGTATACGCTTCAGATCACCGCCGGCCCTTCGCTAGATTACCCCACCGCTTCTTCAAAACAGCACAGGATACAAAGTTTTTTTGGCGATGGAAGGGACGCGAATACCCGGAAGCATCAGGGCGTAGATATTTTTGCACCGCGGCGTACACCGGCGCTGGCTGTGGCAGAGGGCACGGTGCTGCGTGTGAATGAAAATAATTTGGGCGGCAGGGTGGTATGGCTGCGGCCATCAGGAAAGGACTATACGGTATATTATGCCCACCTCGACGAGCAGATTGCCAGGGAAGGGCAGTCGGTAAAGCCTGGCGATACACTCGGACTGATCGGCAATACCGGCAATGCGAAGACTACCGCACCGCATTTGCACTTTGGGATTTATACATCTGAAGGCGCCGTGGATCCCTTTCACTTCATTAACCCTGTGGTGAAGACCCCGCCCGAGATCACCGCGTCGCTAAGTGCACTTAACGCTACTCGGCGGACACTGAGGTCGGCGGGCTTGTATACTGGGGCCGACAGAGCCTCGAATGAACTTGCTACTTTGCCAGCAAATACCGTTTTGCATATTACCGGTGCAAGCGGCAGCTGGTACCGGGTGCAATTGCCCGACCAGACCTTAGGGTATGTGGAAAGCCGGCATACCGGCAGTGTAGAAACGCCGGTGAGACGTCTTACCCTGCGCAACGAGGCCCAGCCCTTATACGACCGCCCGGATAGCGCGGCGGCAGTAAAGCGTTTGGCCAGTGCAGGTGAAGCAGTCAGCGTGATCGGTACGTTCAAAGGGCATCTGCTGGTTAGGGACAAGGAGCAGGAGACTGGCTGGATCAGGGAATAA
- a CDS encoding ligand-binding sensor domain-containing protein: protein MKRILVLFTVMLLCTELFAQRYNFQQFDIEDGLTQSQITSIIQDKQRRLWVSTFGGISSFDGRHFANYGRTNGLNSNFTLSLSAGGDGSIYIGTARGINRLSGNRIYDFKTIRGWTSRLAADRTGNIYAIRNKQVYVLRGDKDSLINISGSPSESVTRIRADHNGTLWASVYQQGIFKFEAGKWQSVLGRELVKDLIVTDLLPDRFVTGKLWILTGDRLYISEPLVPLKAHPNTSIRGMSMAQDDKGALWIGAPNGAYYISGGRSIHFNSSNGFTSNMVNDVFKDAENNIWFGTDGSGLFKYTDNGYVTFDETQGLSNRIIMSLCNGPEAGTVWLGTPTGIFEYKRGRQIKPIRMPGPAESQRINFLFTDSKGNIWIGTPGGGLWVRNKSGLRRVDKQGPGLAYNAIMEDSSGTIWLSTNYGCLKLDAKTGELKRIIEQFGGSLLELGKDSVIAGTQDGAFLVTDGQKVKPLKLGLLQSASVLCMLRDGDHVIFGTADYGLIIWNTKTNALKMINTKSGFLSDHIYSILKDRRNVIWVGTGKGIARLNGAFEVLRDHPGSGPMVECNQNAILQTADHIWIGTTKGAVVYRIDPASTSQVPPHVSVDSVVVIPNYEQGGPAGVQKTAYKANYRRSGFRLPFNHNHINISYTGIYLRNPDALSYQYRLVGSDAKFSQPTNNSTITFSALPPGEYTFEVKAITKDGELASNTASFSFVIETPYYQTGSFKALMILLILGLIVGAVYVIIQLNERRRKLRLKIKLEEQFKVRKQTAEDFHDDLGNKLTRINVLSEVLCSMIAPEDTEKRTVIAKIRKNVDELYLGTRDILWSLNPKNDDLSQLLNRISEFGQEMFNDTPVNFSSEINLDKRDEKLSLPVSRNLMMILKESINNILKHAKASEVVFTAVVEQDTLKIMLENDGPGFNLELAKEGHGINNMYVRAKRIEARLHISSGSEGTKTCLTIPFTKLSRLKNV, encoded by the coding sequence ATGAAGAGAATACTGGTCCTTTTTACTGTGATGCTGCTGTGTACCGAACTGTTTGCACAACGGTATAACTTCCAGCAATTCGATATCGAAGACGGACTTACGCAGTCGCAGATTACCTCAATCATTCAGGACAAGCAGCGCCGGCTCTGGGTTTCGACCTTCGGCGGCATAAGCTCTTTCGACGGCAGACACTTTGCAAACTACGGCCGGACCAATGGCCTGAACAGTAACTTCACCCTTTCGTTGAGTGCCGGTGGGGACGGCAGCATTTATATCGGAACTGCCCGGGGGATAAACCGCTTAAGCGGTAATCGCATTTACGACTTCAAAACGATCAGGGGCTGGACAAGCAGACTGGCGGCCGACCGCACAGGCAACATTTACGCCATCAGGAACAAGCAGGTCTATGTGCTCAGGGGCGACAAAGACAGCCTGATCAATATTTCCGGATCGCCTTCGGAATCGGTCACGAGGATCCGCGCCGACCATAACGGCACGCTCTGGGCCAGTGTATACCAGCAGGGCATTTTCAAGTTCGAGGCCGGAAAATGGCAATCTGTGCTGGGCAGGGAGCTGGTAAAGGACCTGATCGTGACCGATCTGCTGCCCGACCGCTTCGTGACCGGTAAGTTATGGATCCTGACGGGCGACAGGCTTTATATCTCCGAACCCCTGGTGCCACTGAAGGCACATCCCAATACCAGCATACGCGGCATGTCTATGGCTCAGGACGATAAGGGAGCCCTCTGGATTGGTGCGCCGAACGGAGCATACTACATCTCCGGTGGGCGCAGCATACATTTCAACTCGTCGAACGGCTTCACCAGCAATATGGTGAACGACGTTTTTAAAGACGCTGAAAACAACATTTGGTTTGGCACAGACGGCTCAGGTCTGTTCAAGTATACCGACAATGGCTATGTGACGTTCGATGAAACCCAAGGCTTGAGCAACCGTATCATTATGTCGCTTTGCAACGGACCAGAAGCGGGTACGGTTTGGCTAGGCACGCCGACGGGCATCTTTGAATACAAAAGAGGGCGGCAGATTAAACCCATCCGGATGCCCGGTCCGGCCGAATCGCAGCGCATCAACTTCTTGTTTACCGACAGCAAGGGCAACATCTGGATAGGCACGCCGGGAGGAGGCCTGTGGGTTCGTAACAAATCTGGTCTGCGGCGGGTCGACAAACAAGGCCCGGGCCTTGCATACAATGCTATTATGGAAGATTCTTCCGGTACCATCTGGCTGTCGACCAACTACGGATGCCTTAAGCTTGACGCTAAAACAGGTGAGCTTAAGCGCATTATTGAGCAGTTTGGCGGCAGCTTACTTGAACTCGGTAAGGACTCCGTTATCGCCGGAACGCAGGACGGAGCATTTTTAGTAACGGACGGACAAAAAGTTAAGCCCCTAAAGTTGGGCCTGCTGCAAAGCGCCTCTGTGTTATGCATGCTGCGCGACGGCGACCATGTGATCTTTGGAACGGCTGACTATGGACTTATCATCTGGAACACGAAAACAAATGCCTTGAAGATGATCAACACCAAGAGCGGGTTTCTTTCGGACCATATTTACAGCATCCTGAAAGACCGCAGAAACGTGATTTGGGTAGGTACAGGCAAGGGCATAGCGCGCTTGAACGGAGCTTTCGAAGTACTCAGAGACCATCCCGGTTCCGGGCCTATGGTGGAATGCAACCAGAATGCCATCCTGCAAACGGCGGATCACATCTGGATCGGGACGACAAAAGGCGCGGTGGTGTACCGTATCGATCCGGCAAGTACATCTCAGGTACCGCCCCATGTGTCGGTCGACTCCGTGGTGGTAATCCCGAATTACGAGCAGGGCGGCCCCGCTGGCGTCCAAAAGACTGCTTACAAAGCCAATTATAGAAGAAGTGGCTTTCGTCTGCCCTTCAACCACAACCACATCAACATCAGCTATACGGGCATCTATCTTCGGAATCCGGACGCCCTGAGCTACCAGTACAGACTTGTCGGCTCAGACGCCAAATTCAGTCAGCCAACCAACAACAGCACCATTACCTTCAGCGCCCTGCCGCCCGGCGAATATACCTTTGAGGTAAAAGCCATCACGAAAGACGGGGAACTGGCGTCAAATACGGCAAGCTTCAGCTTTGTGATAGAAACACCCTATTACCAGACGGGCTCGTTTAAAGCACTGATGATACTGCTTATCCTGGGGCTGATCGTGGGGGCAGTTTATGTAATCATACAGTTGAACGAACGTCGTAGAAAATTGCGGCTTAAGATTAAACTGGAAGAGCAGTTTAAGGTGAGGAAACAGACCGCGGAAGACTTTCATGACGACCTTGGTAACAAACTGACGCGTATCAACGTCCTATCAGAAGTTTTATGCAGTATGATAGCGCCAGAAGACACCGAAAAAAGAACCGTAATTGCCAAAATCCGTAAAAATGTAGATGAATTGTACCTTGGTACACGGGATATATTATGGTCGCTCAACCCCAAAAACGACGACCTTAGTCAGCTCCTTAACCGCATCAGCGAATTTGGTCAGGAAATGTTCAACGATACACCGGTAAATTTCAGTTCAGAGATAAACCTTGATAAGCGCGATGAAAAGTTGTCGCTCCCTGTAAGCCGAAACCTGATGATGATCCTGAAAGAATCTATTAACAATATTCTTAAGCATGCTAAGGCCTCCGAAGTAGTCTTCACCGCGGTGGTAGAACAGGACACGCTGAAGATCATGCTGGAAAACGACGGACCAGGCTTTAATCTGGAACTCGCCAAAGAAGGTCACGGCATCAACAACATGTATGTACGCGCCAAACGTATCGAGGCCAGACTGCACATTAGCTCGGGTAGCGAAGGGACCAAAACCTGCCTCACCATCCCTTTCACTAAGTTAAGCCGTTTGAAAAATGTATAA
- a CDS encoding acyl-CoA carboxylase subunit beta, protein MDIAFNKNEDVNKQLVYDMKTRLKKIYKGGGEKSAAKQKEKGKLLARERIAYLIDKDSNFLEIGAFAAEGMYAEQGGCASAGVICGIGYVAGRQCMIVANDATVKAGAWFPMTAKKNLRAQEIAMENRLPVIYLVDSAGVYLPMQDEIFPDKEHFGRMFRNNAIMSSEGIVQIAAIMGSCVAGGAYLPIMSDEAMIVDGTGSVFLAGSYLVKSAIGEEVDNETLGGATTHCEISGVTDYKHPNDQACLDSIRNIISKMGAPESAGFDRIKPALPKLEQEEIYGVLPENREKPYDMLDIIHRLVDDSDFEEYKKLYGQSIICGLGRIDGWAVGIVANQRKVVKSKKGEMQFGGVIYSDSADKATRFIMNCNQKKIPLVFLQDVTGFMVGSRSEHGGIIKDGAKMVNAVSNSVVPKFTIVVGNSYGAGNYAMCGKAYDPRLIYAWPTAKIAVMGGAQAAKVLLQIQEASLKAKGETITPEKEAELLKEITDRYDGQTTPYYAAARLWVDGVIDPLETRKVISMGIEAANQSPIKKPFNVGVIQT, encoded by the coding sequence ATGGATATAGCATTCAACAAAAACGAGGACGTAAACAAGCAGCTGGTCTACGACATGAAGACCCGCCTGAAGAAGATATATAAGGGTGGCGGCGAAAAAAGTGCGGCGAAGCAGAAGGAGAAGGGAAAGCTGCTGGCGCGGGAGCGTATAGCCTACCTGATCGATAAAGACAGCAACTTTCTGGAGATCGGTGCATTTGCAGCCGAGGGTATGTATGCGGAACAGGGCGGCTGTGCTTCTGCTGGGGTGATCTGCGGTATCGGTTATGTGGCCGGACGGCAATGCATGATCGTGGCCAATGATGCCACGGTAAAGGCGGGCGCATGGTTCCCTATGACAGCCAAGAAGAACCTGCGCGCGCAGGAAATTGCTATGGAAAACAGGTTGCCGGTCATTTATCTGGTCGACAGTGCCGGCGTGTACCTGCCTATGCAGGACGAGATATTCCCGGACAAGGAGCATTTCGGCCGGATGTTCAGGAACAATGCGATCATGTCTTCAGAGGGTATCGTGCAGATCGCGGCCATCATGGGTTCCTGCGTGGCCGGGGGTGCTTATCTGCCCATAATGAGCGATGAGGCGATGATCGTTGACGGTACCGGCTCCGTGTTCTTAGCTGGTTCCTATTTGGTTAAATCGGCTATAGGTGAGGAGGTCGACAATGAGACGCTCGGCGGCGCCACCACGCATTGCGAGATTTCGGGGGTGACCGATTATAAGCATCCGAATGATCAGGCCTGTCTGGACAGTATCCGGAATATCATAAGTAAAATGGGCGCACCGGAGTCGGCGGGTTTCGACCGTATAAAGCCTGCATTGCCTAAACTGGAGCAGGAGGAAATTTATGGGGTTCTTCCGGAAAACCGGGAGAAGCCTTACGATATGCTTGATATTATACATCGCCTGGTAGATGATTCTGACTTTGAGGAGTATAAGAAGTTATACGGACAAAGCATTATATGCGGACTGGGCCGTATCGACGGCTGGGCGGTAGGTATTGTGGCCAATCAGCGTAAGGTGGTGAAGTCAAAAAAGGGTGAGATGCAGTTTGGCGGGGTGATCTATTCCGACAGTGCGGATAAGGCTACGCGCTTTATTATGAACTGTAATCAGAAAAAGATTCCACTGGTGTTTTTGCAGGATGTGACGGGCTTTATGGTGGGCAGTCGCTCTGAGCATGGGGGCATCATCAAAGACGGCGCAAAGATGGTTAATGCAGTATCAAACTCCGTAGTTCCTAAGTTTACCATAGTGGTAGGCAATTCATACGGTGCGGGCAATTATGCCATGTGCGGGAAGGCTTACGATCCGCGACTTATTTATGCCTGGCCTACAGCCAAGATCGCCGTGATGGGCGGAGCACAGGCTGCTAAGGTATTACTACAGATACAGGAGGCTTCGCTGAAGGCGAAGGGGGAGACCATTACGCCTGAAAAGGAGGCTGAACTGCTTAAAGAAATCACCGATCGGTACGACGGGCAGACCACGCCATACTATGCTGCGGCGAGGTTGTGGGTCGACGGTGTGATTGATCCGCTGGAGACTCGCAAGGTCATTTCCATGGGTATAGAGGCAGCAAATCAATCGCCCATAAAAAAGCCGTTTAACGTAGGAGTTATCCAGACCTAA
- a CDS encoding 3-keto-disaccharide hydrolase: MRSARILYTVSLVIGGITMANAQNQAKPEDTEVYTPVPKVVQAKGVFTPPPSDAIVLFDGKDLSKWVMTENRDQPAKWTLGKGVFTVDKKAGGNIETKQSFTNYQLHLEWQVPANITGKGQGRGNSGLFLASLGKGDGGYELQILDSYQNDTYTNGQAASVYKQAVPLANPTAKPGEWNSYDVIWHAPVFNDDKSLKEPARVTVLFNGVLVQDNYTLKGPTQYIGEAAYRRAHGASPIKLQSHGDPSEPLSFRNIWIREL; encoded by the coding sequence ATGAGATCAGCTAGAATACTTTACACGGTTTCCCTGGTTATAGGAGGAATAACGATGGCGAATGCACAGAACCAGGCTAAGCCTGAAGATACAGAAGTGTATACCCCGGTACCTAAAGTGGTGCAGGCAAAGGGTGTGTTTACGCCGCCACCTTCAGATGCCATCGTGCTTTTTGACGGAAAAGACCTGAGCAAATGGGTGATGACCGAAAATCGCGACCAGCCGGCCAAATGGACGCTTGGAAAGGGCGTGTTTACGGTCGACAAAAAAGCGGGTGGCAATATTGAAACCAAGCAGTCATTTACCAATTACCAGCTTCACCTGGAGTGGCAGGTTCCGGCCAACATTACCGGTAAAGGTCAGGGTAGGGGCAACAGCGGACTTTTCCTTGCTTCGCTTGGCAAAGGCGATGGTGGTTATGAATTGCAGATCCTTGATTCTTATCAGAACGATACTTATACGAACGGACAAGCTGCCAGCGTTTACAAGCAGGCGGTGCCATTGGCAAATCCTACCGCAAAACCGGGAGAGTGGAACTCATATGATGTGATCTGGCATGCACCTGTTTTCAATGATGACAAGTCTTTGAAGGAGCCGGCAAGAGTAACTGTGCTTTTTAACGGGGTACTGGTTCAGGATAACTACACATTGAAAGGCCCGACCCAATACATTGGTGAGGCAGCATACAGACGTGCGCATGGTGCTTCACCCATCAAGCTGCAGTCGCACGGCGATCCGAGTGAGCCGCTGAGCTTCCGCAACATCTGGATCAGAGAACTGTAA